One Lutzomyia longipalpis isolate SR_M1_2022 chromosome 4, ASM2433408v1 DNA segment encodes these proteins:
- the LOC129795886 gene encoding lipoyl synthase, mitochondrial — translation MLRQPSKLNVFARCKHTTSSSIEQIRERLAAGPTFQDFVQNPTHTRSEWEDYEGKLRREKNETERLRLPPWLKTTIPSGANFSKIKAQLRELKLATVCEEARCPNIGECWGGGEHGTQTATIMLMGDTCTRGCRFCSVKTARNPPPLDPGEPEKTAKAIASWGLDYIVLTSVDRDDLPDGGATHIATTVKEIKKRNGNIFVECLVPDFRGNSDSVRVIANSGLDVYAHNIETVEALTPFVRDRRANYRQTLKVLKEAKEVNPNLVTKSSIMLGLGETDEQIEQTLKDLREAGVDCLTLGQYMQPTKRHLKVNEYVTPAKFKMWEEKGAQLGFLYTASGPLVRSSYKAGEFFITSILRGRREKSACTTEQ, via the exons ATGTTGCGACAACCTTCCAAATTAAAC GTGTTTGCCAGGTGTAAACATACAACGAGTAGCAGCATAGAGCAGATCCGGGAGCGCCTGGCTGCAGGACCGACTTTCCAGGACTTTGTACAGAACCCCACACATACACGAAGCGAATGGGAGGATTATGAAGGGAAGCTGCGAAGGGAGAAGAATGAAACGGAACGCCTGCGGTTGCCGCCGTGGTTGAAGACAACAATCCCCTCGGGGGCGAATTTCAGCAAGATCAAGGCACAGCTGCGGGAATTGAAGCTCGCCACGGTGTGCGAGGAAGCACGTTGTCCCAATATTGGAGAATGTTGGGGTGGTGGAGAGCATGGGACGCAAACTGCAACGATTATGCTCATGGGGGACACATGTACGCGAGGATGTCGCTTTTGTTCGGTTAAAACAGCCCGAAATCCACCCCCGCTCGATCCGGGAGAACCCGAAAAAACCGCCAAAGCCATCGCCAGTTGGGGATTAGACTACATTGTTCTCACATCCGTTGACAGGGATGATCTCCCGGACGGTGGAGCCACACACATTGCTACAACAGTCAAGGAGATTAAGAAGCGCAACGGAAATATCTTCGTTGAGTGCCTCGTTCCGGACTTCCGGGGTAATTCAGACTCTGTGCGCGTTATTGCAAATTCCGGCCTTGACGTGTATGCCCACAACATTGAGACAGTGGAAGCACTAACGCCCTTTGTGCGAGATCGCCGTGCAAACTACCGGCAAACCCTCAAGGTTCTCAAGGAAGCCAAGGAAGTGAATCCCAATCTCGTGACAAAGTCCTCAATTATGCTGGGTCTCGGTGAGACTGATGAGCAAATTGAGCAAACACTGAAGGACCTCCGGGAGGCAGGAGTGGACTGTCTCACCCTGGGGCAGTACATGCAGCCCACGAAAAGGCATCTCAAGGTCAATGAGTACGTTACACCggctaaattcaaaatgtggGAGGAGAAAGGAGCCCAATTGGGTTTCCTCTACACTGCAAGTGGTCCCCTGGTGCGGAGTTCGTACAAAGCTGGGGAATTCTTCATTACCAGCATCCTCAGAGGACGCCGCGAAAAGTCTGCATGCACGACAGAACAATGA
- the LOC129795853 gene encoding THO complex subunit 5 homolog, translated as MVKQESSEKESSDKKRRRTTTSSSSSDVTPLKVPKEENVYMNAIKFEEHEATKRSAEKDSKLYHQTCEDLRKIFADVYALKKDPEKNKAEIAEKRVDGSMMVVLLKKLNRLDKLRVRSGRDALHREKLNVDSNRLQLQNLLYEADHLKREVQRCYQFKSQDEDIDLVSVEEFYEKAPESISRPDKTKTDEHARRLARLEWELQQRKELTALYKDLQASTEQVAEDISNKAARLASLAPRLQSLLKATRPLQEALEMNEEKEWEIHRLARLLPRPLYLFFANAQGYADACDKYMTVTIDGDEEEAKQIEDLAKELQSQHESDDNAGDSDNEENEGKSHHRGRLSKSALLERKRANLLKPHPLRVVVSFSTKNDAGTLSVIFNYIPELGIIAIRCKTKELPSAGVSAGDVINPRHILNELYPDDFATESPLKRNKFQLEAVGLEPGRLIAMLVEKKLGKPYGWAQRVCGLEVNPNGDVKASDELSMNSMSMIIRQIRSRWASRVALFKQIIALESGNIAFPKNHPNEKIPVRISSRLTSWIATTYHDFGTLPSAAKFLEERLVSENDLFFQATIVRDAAKMICSLAVGCDFPAQLPVWVLRLTWNGQHDATNNPALREMEFWVNSLDEGSQPRKACILVSQLRRAMLSLDILLETESTMHAKIDFPAEKTFLKAFRGKQRSRPYRMIENGGGVFYTQI; from the coding sequence ATGGTGAAGCAGGAATCATCTGAGAAGGAATCGAGTGACAAGAAGCGCCGCAGGACCACAACATCCTCCTCATCGAGTGATGTGACCCCCCTGAAGGTGCCCAAAGAGGAAAATGTCTACATGAATGCCATCAAGTTTGAGGAGCACGAAGCCACGAAGAGATCCGCGGAGAAGGATTCAAAGCTCTACCATCAAACCTGTGAGGATTTGCGCAAAATCTTCGCCGATGTGTATGCCCTGAAGAAGGATCCGGAGAAGAATAAGGCAGAAATTGCCGAGAAGCGCGTTGATGGGTCAATGATGGTTGTTCTGCTGAAGAAGCTCAATCGCCTGGATAAGCTGCGTGTTCGTTCGGGACGGGATGCCCTGCACCGGGAGAAGCTCAATGTTGACAGCAATCGGCTGCAGCTGCAGAATTTGCTGTACGAGGCGGATCACCTGAAGCGCGAAGTGCAGCGTTGCTATCAGTTTAAGAGTCAGGATGAGGATATTGATCTCGTTTCAGTGGAGGAGTTCTATGAGAAGGCTCCGGAGAGTATTTCGCGTCCGGATAAAACAAAGACGGATGAGCATGCACGGCGTTTGGCACGGCTGGAGTGGGAATTGCAGCAACGGAAGGAACTCACGGCACTCTACAAGGATCTCCAGGCATCCACGGAACAGGTGGCTGAGGATATAAGCAACAAGGCAGCACGATTGGCCTCCCTGGCGCCACGCCTGCAGTCCCTGCTGAAGGCTACGCGCCCTCTGCAGGAAGCGCTGGAGATGAATGAGGAGAAAGAATGGGAAATTCACAGACTCGCCAGGCTTCTTCCGCGTCCGCTGTACCTTTTCTTCGCCAATGCTCAGGGGTATGCTGATGCGTGTGACAAGTACATGACAGTGACAATTGATGGGGATGAGGAGGAGGCAAAGCAAATTGAGGATCTGGCCAAGGAACTCCAATCCCAGCATGAGAGCGATGACAATGCCGGAGATTCGGATAATGAGGAAAATGAGGGGAAAAGTCACCACAGGGGGCGCCTCTCGAAGTCCGCTCTGCTCGAGAGGAAGCGTGCTAATCTCCTGAAACCCCATCCCCTCCGTGTGGTGGTTAGTTTCTCCACAAAGAACGATGCTGGCACACTCAGTGTCATCTTCAACTACATCCCGGAGCTGGGAATCATCGCAATTCGGTGCAAGACAAAGGAACTTCCGAGTGCTGGAGTGAGTGCTGGTGACGTCATAAATCCCCGGCACATCCTCAATGAACTCTATCCGGATGATTTTGCCACTGAGAGCCCCCTGAAGCGCAATAAATTCCAACTGGAGGCTGTTGGATTGGAACCCGGACGTCTCATCGCGATGCTCGTGGAGAAGAAGCTGGGAAAGCCCTATGGGTGGGCTCAGCGTGTCTGTGGGTTGGAAGTGAATCCCAATGGGGATGTCAAAGCATCCGATGAACTCTCCATGAACTCCATGTCAatgattattcgtcaaattCGCTCCCGGTGGGCATCCCGGGTGGCGCTCTTTAAGCAAATCATCGCCCTGGAATCCGGGAATATTGCTTTCCCCAAAAATCATCCCAATGAGAAGATTCCCGTGAGGATTTCCAGTCGTCTCACCTCGTGGATTGCCACAACGTACCATGACTTCGGTACTCTCCCATCTGCGGCGAAATTCCTCGAGGAGCGTCTTGTTTCGGAGAATGATCTCTTCTTCCAAGCTACCATTGTGCGGGATGCAGCCAAGATGATTTGTTCCCTGGCTGTGGGATGTGATTTCCCAGCACAGCTCCCGGTGTGGGTGCTTCGACTCACGTGGAATGGTCAGCACGACGCGACAAATAATCCCGCCTTGAGGGAAATGGAATTCTGGGTGAATTCGCTCGATGAGGGCTCCCAGCCACGCAAAGCCTGCATCCTGGTCAGTCAGCTGCGTCGGGCAATGCTTTCACTGGACATCCTCCTCGAGACTGAGTCAACAATGCACGCCAAGATTGATTTTCCGGCTGAGAAAACCTTCCTGAAGGCCTTCCGGGGAAAGCAGAGATCCCGCCCGTACAGGATGATTGAAAATGGCGGAGGAGTTTTCTATACacaaatttaa
- the LOC129795856 gene encoding cationic amino acid transporter 4: MPTARRMILGHVMSGICHKMNRTKRLPADILETPLNRCLSTLDITLLGVGHMIGAGIYVLTGAVAKEIAGPGIIISFILAGFVSLLAALCYAEFGTRVPKAGSAYIYCYVSVGEFWAFVIGWNILLEHLLGAASVARAWSGYVDSMLDGVVSNITVSITGEMHEQLLAKYPDILAFLVCISYAVGLAAGAKATAVINGLLTVVNLLVMVVVIALGFWYADLHNWSEAEGGFLPYGMTGVLAGAATCFYAFVGFDSIATSGEEARSPATSIPLATILSLSAVTLVYILVSAALTLMVPIRNIHPTAAIPEAFGALDLPWAKYAISLGALCGMTTTLVGSLFALPRCMYAMASDGLLFNCFGNVDAKTQVPLLNLAVAGFLSALLALLFDLEKLVEFMSIGTLLAYTIVSASVIILRYRPPHVDPGNAFAPDTPDDDRSSQSSIDTASPTSDVIELALTGRLRPQFRWLEPLLGRCEPGAAASAGVLLFVVFSVAVSLQLKVSWKELVHGTWWALGLYGFLIFCLVACVVVIAAHHQNVRSLDFKVPLVPYIPALSIFCNIELMVHLSLLTWIRFFIWIAIGMLVYFLYGIHHSKEAEDCGTSYSMLMTSAEACKGHWGALQTKSSSSAKSPKEDKAPIIEEEEVPE, encoded by the exons ATGCCGACGGCAAGGAGGATGATCCTGGGACACGTGATGAGCGGCATCTGCCACAAGATGAATCGCACTAAACGTCTCCCAGCTGATATCCTGGAGACTCCGCTAAATCGCTGCCTCAGCACACTGGACATCACGCTCCTGGGTGTTGGGCATATGATTGGAGCAGGGATCTACGTGCTAACAGGAGCAGTGGCGAAGGAAATAGCTGGTCCGGGGATAATAATCTCCTTCATCCTGGCGGGATTTGTCTCCCTCCTTGCGGCTCTCTGCTACGCTGAATTTGGGACGAGGGTACCCAAAGCTGGTAGTGCTTACATCTACTGCTACGTCTCAGTTG gcGAATTCTGGGCCTTTGTGATTGGTTGGAATATTCTTTTGGAACATCTGTTGGGTGCTGCATCGGTTGCACGTGCTTGGAGTGGATATGTTGACTCAATGCTCGATGGGGTTGTTTCCAACATCACCGTAAGCATCACGGGAGAGATGCACGAGCAACTTCTGGCCAAATATCCGGACATTCTTGCATTCCTCGTCTGCATCAGCTACGCCGTTGGCTTAGCTGCTGGTGCAAAGGCAACAGCCGTCATCAATGGCCTCCTGACTGTTGTTAATCTCCTCGTGATGGTGGTTGTTATTGCGCTGGGCTTCTGGTATGCTGACCTCCACAATTGGTCAGAAGCTGAAGGGGGATTCCTACCGTACGGGATGACGGGAGTTCTTGCAGGTGCTGCAACATGCTTCTATGCCTTTGTGGGTTTTGACAGCATCGCAACATCCGGTGAGGAAGCACGAAGTCCCGCAACATCAATTCCATTGGCTACAATTCTCTCCTTGAGCGCTGTTACCCTTGTCTACATCCTCGTGAGTGCTGCCCTCACACTCATGGTTCCCATAAGGAATATTCATCCAACTGCTGCTATTCCCGAAGCTTTTGGTGCTCTTGACTTGCCCTGGGCTAAGTATGCTATCTCACTGGGCGCTCTGTGTGGTATGACAACAACCCTGGTTGGTTCCCTGTTTGCTCTACCGCGGTGCATGTACGCCATGGCGTCTGATGGGCTCCTCTTCAATTGCTTTGGGAATGTTGATGCTAAAACTCAGGTGCCATTGTTGAATTTAGCAGTGGCTGGCTTCTTGAGCGCCCTTCTGGCTCTTCTGTTTGATCTGGAGAAGCTCGTGGAGTTTATGTCAATTGGAACACTTCTTGCGTATACAATCGTCAGCGCTAGTGTCATCATACTGCGCTATAGACCTCCTCATGTTGATCCTGGGAATGCTTTTGCCCCTGATACCCCTGATGATGATCGTTCTTCACAATCCAGCATTGATACGGCCTCTCCTACCAGTGATGTCATTGAATTAGCTCTTACAG gtcGCCTAAGGCCACAATTTCGTTGGTTGGAACCACTCTTGGGACGCTGTGAACCAGGAGCAGCTGCATCAGCTGGTGTGTTGCTCTTTGTGGTCTTCAGCGTGGCCGTTAGTCTCCAGCTGAAGGTTTCCTGGAAGGAGCTTGTTCATGGCACATGGTGGGCTCTTGGTCTCTATGGGTTCCTCATCTTCTGCCTCGTGGCTTGCGTTGTGGTGATTGCTGCGCATCATCAGAATGTTCGTTCGTTGGACTTCAAAGTTCCCCTCGTCCCATACATTCCAGCATTGAGTATCTTCTGCAACATTGAGCTAATGGTGCACCTGAGTCTCCTCACGTGGATTCGCTTCTTCATCTGGATCGCCATCGGTATGCTCGTGTACTTCCTCTATGGGATTCATCATAGCAAAGAGGCAGAGGACTGCGGGACATCCTATTCAATGTTAATGACTTCTGCAGAAGCCTGCAAAGGGCATTGGGGAGCTCTTCAGACGAAATCCTCATCATCAGCAAAGTCTCCAAAGGAAGACAAAGCGCCTATTATTGAGGAAGAGGAAGTTCCTGAGTAA
- the LOC129795909 gene encoding ORM1-like protein — protein sequence MIAGGHGDPNPNTSWLDSRGMWLVYILIVLGFHVILLAIPFVTIPMAWTITNLLHNLAHLYFLHSIKGAPWMSTDPDSCSLLTHWEQINNGEQFTATRKFLTALPIILFLLTCMYTRNDNDHFVANFLSLVVVLLPKMPQFHGVRLFGINKY from the exons atgATTGCTGGAGGACACGGCGATCCCAATCCCAATACATCCTGGCTGGATTCCCGTGGGATGTGGCTGGTGTACATTCTCATTGTTCTTGGCTTCCATGTCATCCTCCTGGCCATTCCCTTCGTCACAATCCCCATGGCCTGGACAATCACAAATCTCCTCCACAATTTG GCTCATCTCTACTTCCTGCATTCAATTAAGGGGGCCCCATGGATGAGTACGGATCCAGACAGTTGCAGCCTCCTCACCCACTGGGAACAGATCAACAATGGGGAACAATTTACGGCcacaagaaaattcctcacgGCTCTGCCCATTATCCT atTCCTTTTAACCTGCATGTACACAAGGAACGACAATGATCACTTTGTGGCAAATTTCTTATCACTCGTCGTGGTACTTCTGCCGAAGATGCCCCAATTCCACGGAGTCCGCCTCTTTGGAATCAACAAGTACTGA
- the LOC129795841 gene encoding high affinity cationic amino acid transporter 1-like isoform X2, protein MSMPWWRILTRRKNLPSRTQPGGADGETRLGRVLNTFDLTALGVGATLGVGVYVLAGHVSRDQAGPAVILSFLIAAVASFLAGLCYAEFGARVPKAGSAYIYSYVCIGEFVAFITGWNLILQYIIGSASISRGLSLYLDTLIGDILKNTFRNIAPINASFLSPYFDFFAFALPILLAVALAFGLKKSAVMNNIFTLTNIAIVLFVTIAGAFKADIANWQVDPSTLNTTITEGLNIGEGGFFPFGIEGMLKGAATCFFGFVGFDCIATTGEEVKSPQRAIPRAILFSLIIIFLSYFGISTVLTLMWPYYLQDVNAPLPYAFEQIGWSAAKWIVAIGGIVGLITSLFGAMFPLPRIIYAMSQDGLVFRFLGQVHTHFKTPVVGTMCAGLLTGLVAASLDLKQLVSMLSIGTLLAYTVVAISITILRFTNREETYIEATESSSSIKMKKNSSFTATLLQIFNCRVLKHPTKLSSRIVGGMIFLYTIFSLVLCLLIVHSKKDLAGGEVWAIVVWSIICCAILITLISMAVQPRDASEAPFKVPLVPLLPGISIFINIYLMLMLDTYTWIFFSIWLVIGFILYTCYGFRNSLRFTEMEPLLRSTNRFKIYTV, encoded by the exons ATGTCTATGCCGTGGTGGCGTATTCTCACACGTAGGAAGAATCTTCCTAGTAGGACCCAGCCAGGGGGTGCTGATGGGGAAACAAGACTCGGCAGGGTGCTGAATACATTCGATCTCACAGCCCTCGGTGTGGGAGCTACCCTCGGAGTGGGTGTCTACGTATTGGCTGGTCATGTTAGTCGTGATCAAGCTGGTCCAGCTGTGATCCTTTCCTTCCTCATTGCTGCTGTTGCATCCTTTCTCGCCG GACTCTGCTATGCGGAATTCGGAGCTAGAGTTCCAAAAGCTGGATCAGCCTACATCTACAGCTACGTCTGCATTGGGGAATTTGTAGCCTTCATCACAGGATGGAATCTCATCCTGCAGTATATCATTGGATCTGCTAGTATTTCAAGGGGCTTGTCTCTGTACTTGGACACACTAATTGGGGATATCCTCAAGAATACCTTTAGAAACATCGCGCCCATTAATGCATCCTTTCTTTCACCTTACTTTGACTTCTTTGCCTTTGCTCTGCCCATCCTTCTTGCAg TTGCTCTGGCATTTGGATTGAAAAAGTCCGCAGTGATGAATAATATATTCACATTAACGAATATAGCAATTGTGCTCTTTGTAACAATTGCTGGAGCTTTTAAGGCTGACATTGCCAATTGGCAGGTGGATCCTTCCACATTGAATACCACCATCACGGAGGGGCTGAACATCGGCGAAGGGGGTTTCTTTCCTTTTGGCATTGAGGGGATGCTAAAAGGTGCCGCAACGTGCTTCTTTGGCTTCGTGGGGTTCGACTGCATCGCAACAACGGGGGAGGAAGTTAAGAGTCCCCAGAGGGCCATCCCACGTGCCATACTCTTCTCTCTCATCATAATCTTCCTGTCCTACTTTGGAATCTCCACAGTTCTCACCCTCATGTGGCCATACTACCTACAGGATGTCAATGCACCCCTACCATATGCCTTTGAACAAATCGGGTGGTCAGCAGCAAAGTGGATCGTGGCTATTGGTGGTATTGTTGGACTAATTACGAG cCTATTTGGTGCCATGTTTCCACTTCCGCGAATAATCTACGCCATGTCACAGGATGGGCTTGTCTTCCGCTTCCTAGGGCAGGTACATACGCACTTCAAGACTCCTGTTGTGGGAACAATGTGTGCAGGATTGCTAACAGGTCTTGTGGCTGCTTCGCTGGATCTCAAGCAGCTTGTTAGTATGTTGTCAATTGGAACACTCCTGGCGTACACTGTTGTCGCCATTTCCATTACAATCCTTCGCTTTACAAATCGCGAGGAGACCTACATTGAAGCAACAGAGTCCAGTTCATCCattaagatgaagaaaaattcatcctTTACCGCAACTTTACTTCAAATCTTCAACTGTCGCGTGCTCAAGCATCCAACGAAGCTTTCTTCACGTATCGTGGGTGGAATGATCTTTCTCTATACGATTTTTTCACTCGTCCTTTGCCTCCTGATTGTGCATTCCAAGAAGGATTTAGCAGGAGGAGAAGTGTGGGCGATTGTTGTTTGGAGTATCATCTGCTGCGCTATCTTAATCACCCTGATTTCCATGGCGGTGCAACCAAGAGACGCCTCAGAGGCACCTTTCAAGGTTCCCCTGGTTCCACTGCTTCCTGGCATCAGTATTTTCATCAATATCTACCTGATGCTAATGCTGGACACCTACACGTGGATCTTCTTCAGCATATGGCTAGTTATTG GATTCATTCTATACACGTGCTATGGCTTCCGCAATTCTCTGAGATTTACAGAAATGGAGCCTCTGCTGCGCAGTACCAATCGCTTCAAAATTTACACTGTATag
- the LOC129795841 gene encoding high affinity cationic amino acid transporter 1-like isoform X1 → MSMPWWRILTRRKNLPSRTQPGGADGETRLGRVLNTFDLTALGVGATLGVGVYVLAGHVSRDQAGPAVILSFLIAAVASFLAGLCYAEFGARVPKAGSAYIYSYVCIGEFVAFITGWNLILQYIIGSASISRGLSLYLDTLIGDILKNTFRNIAPINASFLSPYFDFFAFALPILLAVALAFGLKKSAVMNNIFTLTNIAIVLFVTIAGAFKADIANWQVDPSTLNTTITEGLNIGEGGFFPFGIEGMLKGAATCFFGFVGFDCIATTGEEVKSPQRAIPRAILFSLIIIFLSYFGISTVLTLMWPYYLQDVNAPLPYAFEQIGWSAAKWIVAIGGIVGLITSLFGAMFPLPRIIYAMSQDGLVFRFLGQVHTHFKTPVVGTMCAGLLTGLVAASLDLKQLVSMLSIGTLLAYTVVAISITILRFTNREETYIEATESSSSIKMKKNSSFTATLLQIFNCRVLKHPTKLSSRIVGGMIFLYTIFSLVLCLLIVHSKKDLAGGEVWAIVVWSIICCAILITLISMAVQPRDASEAPFKVPLVPLLPGISIFINIYLMLMLDTYTWIFFSIWLVIGLAIYTASAYLYGQEEVDQESEKKEPHSTSVTASCSGSLGEPHKLENGHIGRMANEEMPDDYDRVAKVKLSEDLDQESDVDEAGSTSTMAKVEEKIQKTEGNAELDKRTSSLDEIHLVSELSDTHTEKKEPNGTSYFVEEARTPSPPQDREARVLAFLDGVIETEDTSPPADRKNSMDSVMDDEVIEKSTVAMIHCEDTLKEEDEECTDKVDDTPEATAIAEVEGSGGDVVTATVNTLPRKNHDETNRMKQSKSESDMRALLMRELQQRQPLKEPDIPPADYDPRDSVEKSPEAPKRASEDSAIPKPPIFDPILYNATTKRSPKLNIPRPKIISAPPMSPGKVTPRQRPSSEPPHAQNSPAEEESAEEADENNNGKKFARIKGKLEEILRRGPPLLFPRPRSKPPENVPQSPEAPATPTVDEEEPVLTPSIANPTKPFDTFHKQKILFNDVLKSIHPDTRPSVIRNESLNRRSATSDSPVVLDVPASLPEKDSLTH, encoded by the exons ATGTCTATGCCGTGGTGGCGTATTCTCACACGTAGGAAGAATCTTCCTAGTAGGACCCAGCCAGGGGGTGCTGATGGGGAAACAAGACTCGGCAGGGTGCTGAATACATTCGATCTCACAGCCCTCGGTGTGGGAGCTACCCTCGGAGTGGGTGTCTACGTATTGGCTGGTCATGTTAGTCGTGATCAAGCTGGTCCAGCTGTGATCCTTTCCTTCCTCATTGCTGCTGTTGCATCCTTTCTCGCCG GACTCTGCTATGCGGAATTCGGAGCTAGAGTTCCAAAAGCTGGATCAGCCTACATCTACAGCTACGTCTGCATTGGGGAATTTGTAGCCTTCATCACAGGATGGAATCTCATCCTGCAGTATATCATTGGATCTGCTAGTATTTCAAGGGGCTTGTCTCTGTACTTGGACACACTAATTGGGGATATCCTCAAGAATACCTTTAGAAACATCGCGCCCATTAATGCATCCTTTCTTTCACCTTACTTTGACTTCTTTGCCTTTGCTCTGCCCATCCTTCTTGCAg TTGCTCTGGCATTTGGATTGAAAAAGTCCGCAGTGATGAATAATATATTCACATTAACGAATATAGCAATTGTGCTCTTTGTAACAATTGCTGGAGCTTTTAAGGCTGACATTGCCAATTGGCAGGTGGATCCTTCCACATTGAATACCACCATCACGGAGGGGCTGAACATCGGCGAAGGGGGTTTCTTTCCTTTTGGCATTGAGGGGATGCTAAAAGGTGCCGCAACGTGCTTCTTTGGCTTCGTGGGGTTCGACTGCATCGCAACAACGGGGGAGGAAGTTAAGAGTCCCCAGAGGGCCATCCCACGTGCCATACTCTTCTCTCTCATCATAATCTTCCTGTCCTACTTTGGAATCTCCACAGTTCTCACCCTCATGTGGCCATACTACCTACAGGATGTCAATGCACCCCTACCATATGCCTTTGAACAAATCGGGTGGTCAGCAGCAAAGTGGATCGTGGCTATTGGTGGTATTGTTGGACTAATTACGAG cCTATTTGGTGCCATGTTTCCACTTCCGCGAATAATCTACGCCATGTCACAGGATGGGCTTGTCTTCCGCTTCCTAGGGCAGGTACATACGCACTTCAAGACTCCTGTTGTGGGAACAATGTGTGCAGGATTGCTAACAGGTCTTGTGGCTGCTTCGCTGGATCTCAAGCAGCTTGTTAGTATGTTGTCAATTGGAACACTCCTGGCGTACACTGTTGTCGCCATTTCCATTACAATCCTTCGCTTTACAAATCGCGAGGAGACCTACATTGAAGCAACAGAGTCCAGTTCATCCattaagatgaagaaaaattcatcctTTACCGCAACTTTACTTCAAATCTTCAACTGTCGCGTGCTCAAGCATCCAACGAAGCTTTCTTCACGTATCGTGGGTGGAATGATCTTTCTCTATACGATTTTTTCACTCGTCCTTTGCCTCCTGATTGTGCATTCCAAGAAGGATTTAGCAGGAGGAGAAGTGTGGGCGATTGTTGTTTGGAGTATCATCTGCTGCGCTATCTTAATCACCCTGATTTCCATGGCGGTGCAACCAAGAGACGCCTCAGAGGCACCTTTCAAGGTTCCCCTGGTTCCACTGCTTCCTGGCATCAGTATTTTCATCAATATCTACCTGATGCTAATGCTGGACACCTACACGTGGATCTTCTTCAGCATATGGCTAGTTATTG GACTTGCCATTTATACAGCCTCTGCGTACCTCTATGGTCAGGAGGAAGTTGATCAGGAGAGTGAGAAGAAGGAACCACACAGTACTAGTGTTACAGCATCATGTAGTGGATCCCTCGGGGAGCCACATAAGCTGGAGAATGGCCACATTGGTCGGATGGCTAATGAAGAGATGCCCGATGATTACGATAGAGTGGCCAAAGTGAAGCTATCTGAGGATTTAGATCAAGAATCCGACGTCGATGAGGCTGGATCGACGTCAACGATGGCAAAAGTTGAggagaaaatacaaaagactGAAGGAAATGCCGAATTGGATAAGAGAACTTCATCCCTGGATGAGATACATTTGGTCAGTGAGCTCTCAGATACGCACACAGAGAAGAAGGAACCAAATGGAACGTCTTACTTTGTTGAGGAAGCTCGAACACCATCTCCGCCGCAGGATAGGGAAGCCAGGGTACTTGCCTTCCTCGATGGGGTGATTGAGACAGAGGACACGAGTCCACCAGCAGATAGGAAGAACTCAATGGACTCCGTGATGGACGATGAAGTCATTGAGAAGTCTACAGTGGCGATGATTCACTGCGAAGACACACTCAAAGAGGAAGACGAGGAATGTACTGATAAAGTGGATGATACGCCAGAGGCCACGGCAATTGCGGAAGTTGAGGGATCAGGGGGTGATGTGGTCACTGCCACAGTCAATACACTGCCAAGGAAAAATCACGATGAGACAAATAGGATGAAGCAATCAAAGAGCGAGTCAGACATGCGGGCACTTCTCATGCGTGAACTCCAACAGAGGCAACCACTAAAAGAGCCCGATATACCACCAGCTGACTATGATCCACGGGATAGCGTTGAGAAATCTCCAGAAGCTCCCAAAAGGGCTTCGGAAGATTCAGCAATCCCAAAACCGCCAATATTTGATCCAATCCTGTACAATGCAACCACAAAACGAAGCCCAAAGCTCAATATTCCCCGACCTAAGATTATATCAGCACCGCCGATGAGTCCTGGAAAGGTAACACCGCGGCAACGACCATCCTCAGAGCCACCACATGCACAGAATTCACCAGCAGAAGAGGAATCAGCCGAGGAAGCTGATGAGAACAACAATGGGAAAAAGTTTGCAAGGATTAAGGGGAAATTGGAAGAGATTCTTCGTCGAGGACCTCCACTGCTTTTCCCACGACCCCGTTCGAAACCCCCAGAAAATGTTCCACAATCCCCAGAAGCACCTGCAACGCCCACAGTGGATGAGGAAGAGCCCGTCTTGACGCCATCCATTGCAAATCCTACCAAACCCTTCGATACGTTCCACAaacagaaaattctcttcaatgaTGTCCTTAAATCCATCCATCCTGACACAAGACCCAGTGTTATTCGCAATGAATCCCTCAATCGACGATCTGCAACATCCGATAGCCCTGTTGTGCTCGATGTTCCGGCTAGTCTCCCTGAGAAAGACTCACTAACTCACTAA